The following are from one region of the Microbacterium sp. cx-55 genome:
- a CDS encoding alpha/beta fold hydrolase has protein sequence MTVQVVLVHGIRTSASMWRAQVETLAARGITATAVDLPGHGTRMAETFTLAEAFATIDRAVRTAAERGPVLLVGHSMGGLLCTEYAGAIDPPPIAGFVAASCTSIPRGVGLRTYRALARTVDALPDRGMWMTKRMLAATLPEETRADFGAGGYAFDTQDLALSLLATLDVAGAVARIRVPLWFVNGQYDQLRLHERLFTRLAPHAELIVVPRTSHLVTAMRPAAFDAVLALAIATIDARHASDPQDHGVSAQT, from the coding sequence ATGACGGTGCAGGTCGTTCTGGTCCACGGCATCCGCACGTCCGCGTCGATGTGGCGGGCACAGGTTGAAACCCTCGCGGCGCGGGGCATCACCGCGACGGCCGTCGACCTCCCCGGGCACGGAACGCGGATGGCGGAGACGTTCACCCTGGCGGAGGCCTTCGCCACGATCGATCGGGCCGTGCGCACGGCGGCTGAGCGCGGGCCGGTGCTGCTGGTGGGTCATTCCATGGGCGGTCTGCTCTGCACCGAGTACGCGGGTGCGATCGATCCGCCCCCCATCGCGGGCTTCGTCGCGGCGTCGTGCACGTCGATCCCGCGCGGTGTCGGGCTCCGCACCTACCGTGCGCTCGCACGAACCGTCGACGCGCTCCCCGACCGCGGGATGTGGATGACGAAGCGGATGCTGGCCGCCACTTTGCCGGAAGAGACCCGCGCCGACTTCGGCGCGGGCGGGTACGCCTTCGACACCCAGGACCTCGCCCTGAGCCTGCTCGCCACCCTCGACGTCGCGGGAGCGGTCGCCCGCATCCGCGTGCCGCTCTGGTTCGTCAACGGCCAGTACGACCAGCTCCGCCTCCACGAACGCCTCTTCACCCGGCTCGCGCCGCACGCGGAACTGATCGTCGTGCCACGCACCAGCCATCTCGTGACCGCCATGCGTCCCGCCGCGTTCGACGCCGTCCTCGCGCTCGCCATCGCCACGATCGATGCCCGGCACGCGAGCGACCCGCAGGACCACGGGGTTTCCGCGCAGACCTGA
- the rpsT gene encoding 30S ribosomal protein S20, translating to MANIKSQIKRNKTNEKARERNKAVKSELRSAVRRTREAVAAGDKTAAVKALGTATKKLDKAVSKGVIHQNQAANRKSAIAKQVASL from the coding sequence GTGGCAAACATCAAGTCGCAGATCAAGCGCAACAAGACCAACGAGAAGGCGCGCGAGCGCAACAAGGCCGTTAAGAGCGAGCTGCGTAGCGCGGTGCGCCGCACCCGCGAGGCTGTCGCCGCCGGCGACAAGACCGCTGCGGTCAAGGCCCTCGGCACGGCGACCAAGAAGCTCGACAAGGCCGTCAGCAAGGGCGTCATCCACCAGAACCAGGCGGCGAACCGCAAGTCGGCCATCGCCAAGCAGGTCGCGTCGCTCTAA
- a CDS encoding ComEC/Rec2 family competence protein, protein MTVDSRAFRMVPAAVATWAAAAASTFFPEMAGAIAAGCGGLVVVALALLIRIRMRPSTRAERAVDPVTVLAVVIVALAFAAAAAATTAVAAPAREAAVASATSRALEITAQITAKPERSILGWRVDAVAESIRAGAHDLPAGVPVTLLLEERPEGLDVGARLHADATAFAADAGERAVLVVRVRPSGAVVEPPTGTMAVFAGLRAALLAASGGLPAPGAGLIPGLAVGDTSQVAPELDEQMKAASLSHLTAVSGANCAIVVGLAFLLAAALGLPRGARVAAGLLTLGGFVLLVTPEPSVVRAATMSAVAMLALLLGRRGAGVAVLALSVAVLLAGDPWLASSLGFALSVAATGALLVLAPPLARGLERVLPRAVAVALAVPLAAQLVCGPLIVLITPGVSLYGVAANLLAGPAAPAATILGLSACLAAPLPALAAGLTALAWVPAAWIAATAEAVSALPGAILPWAEGLPGLLALTMAGVAITLVILRPGRRRIALVARRLSALGLLIAAGVLAGTVVVAAVIVPMRTPHDWRIAMCDIGQGDAVLLRSAGRVMLVDTGPDPDLLTGCLDRLGIGRLDVAVLTHFDLDHVGGAAALAGRTDLLVHGPVGEAQDERTVSGVGAARTVQGEVGMRGTLGDAMWRVLWPASAAFPPGNDASVVVEIEGPDLPRTILLGDLGADAQRALLSSRVLHPPYRVVKLSHHGSADQEPALYRALGAELALISVGIDNDYGHPRDEALRMAQNLGMSIARTDQDGLVLVGTVSTDIGIRLTLWRERAPPGVGGAE, encoded by the coding sequence GTGACGGTGGATTCTCGAGCCTTCCGGATGGTTCCCGCCGCCGTCGCGACCTGGGCGGCGGCCGCGGCGTCGACGTTCTTCCCCGAAATGGCGGGCGCGATCGCGGCCGGATGCGGCGGACTGGTAGTCGTCGCTCTCGCGCTGCTGATCCGCATCCGGATGCGGCCGAGCACCCGCGCCGAGCGGGCCGTCGATCCGGTGACGGTTCTTGCGGTCGTCATCGTCGCGCTCGCGTTCGCCGCTGCGGCCGCCGCGACCACGGCGGTCGCGGCGCCGGCGCGCGAGGCGGCGGTCGCGTCAGCGACGTCGCGCGCGCTCGAGATCACCGCGCAGATCACGGCGAAACCCGAGCGATCGATCCTCGGGTGGCGCGTCGACGCCGTCGCAGAGAGCATCCGCGCCGGAGCGCATGATCTTCCTGCCGGCGTACCCGTCACGCTTCTTCTCGAGGAGCGCCCCGAGGGTCTCGACGTCGGCGCTCGGCTGCATGCCGACGCGACCGCGTTCGCGGCCGATGCGGGGGAGCGTGCGGTGCTGGTCGTTCGCGTCCGCCCGTCCGGAGCGGTGGTCGAACCTCCCACGGGGACGATGGCGGTCTTCGCCGGCCTCCGGGCCGCTCTTCTCGCGGCGAGCGGCGGTCTGCCGGCGCCCGGAGCCGGCCTGATTCCCGGGCTGGCGGTGGGCGACACCTCGCAGGTCGCGCCCGAGCTCGACGAACAGATGAAGGCCGCATCGCTGTCGCACCTCACGGCCGTGTCCGGCGCGAACTGCGCCATCGTGGTGGGCCTCGCATTCCTCCTGGCCGCGGCGCTCGGCCTGCCTCGGGGTGCCCGAGTTGCCGCCGGGCTGTTGACCCTCGGTGGATTCGTGCTCCTGGTGACCCCCGAGCCGAGCGTCGTTCGGGCGGCGACCATGTCGGCCGTGGCGATGCTCGCCCTCCTCCTCGGGCGGCGGGGCGCCGGGGTCGCGGTCCTCGCTCTGTCGGTGGCCGTGCTGCTCGCCGGGGATCCGTGGTTGGCGTCGTCGCTCGGTTTCGCCCTGTCGGTCGCCGCCACCGGTGCGCTCCTGGTGCTCGCGCCGCCGCTCGCGCGGGGCTTGGAACGTGTTCTGCCCCGCGCGGTCGCGGTTGCCCTGGCGGTGCCTCTGGCGGCTCAGCTCGTCTGCGGCCCGTTGATCGTGCTCATCACCCCCGGGGTCTCGCTGTACGGAGTCGCCGCGAATCTCCTCGCGGGGCCGGCGGCTCCGGCGGCCACGATCCTCGGGCTCTCGGCCTGCCTGGCCGCGCCGCTCCCCGCTCTGGCGGCGGGACTCACCGCGCTCGCCTGGGTGCCCGCGGCCTGGATCGCGGCGACGGCGGAGGCGGTCTCGGCCCTCCCGGGGGCGATCCTGCCGTGGGCGGAGGGTCTTCCCGGCCTCCTCGCTCTCACGATGGCCGGCGTGGCCATCACCCTCGTGATCCTCCGGCCGGGTCGGCGACGCATCGCTCTGGTTGCGCGCCGCCTGAGCGCGCTGGGTCTCCTGATCGCTGCCGGGGTGCTCGCGGGAACGGTCGTGGTCGCGGCCGTGATCGTGCCGATGCGCACACCCCACGACTGGCGGATCGCGATGTGCGACATCGGGCAAGGCGACGCGGTGCTCCTGCGTTCGGCGGGCCGGGTCATGCTCGTCGACACGGGGCCGGATCCCGATCTCCTCACGGGGTGTCTCGACCGGCTCGGGATCGGTCGGCTCGACGTCGCCGTGCTGACGCACTTCGACCTCGATCACGTCGGTGGTGCCGCGGCCCTCGCCGGTCGCACCGACCTCCTGGTGCACGGTCCGGTCGGTGAGGCGCAGGACGAACGCACGGTATCCGGGGTCGGGGCGGCGCGGACCGTCCAGGGCGAGGTCGGGATGCGCGGCACGCTCGGCGACGCGATGTGGCGGGTGCTGTGGCCGGCCTCCGCCGCGTTCCCGCCGGGCAACGACGCGAGCGTGGTGGTCGAGATCGAAGGGCCCGATCTGCCGCGCACGATCCTGCTCGGAGACCTCGGCGCCGACGCGCAGCGCGCCCTCCTTTCGTCGAGAGTGCTGCATCCGCCCTACCGCGTCGTGAAACTGTCGCACCACGGCTCGGCGGACCAGGAGCCGGCGCTCTATCGCGCCCTCGGGGCGGAACTCGCGCTGATCTCGGTCGGCATCGACAACGATTACGGGCATCCTCGAGACGAGGCACTCCGGATGGCGCAGAACCTGGGCATGAGCATCGCCCGCACGGATCAGGACGGTCTGGTGCTGGTCGGAACGGTGTCGACCGACATCGGCATCCGCCTGACACTCTGGCGCGAGCGGGCGCCGCCCGGCGTCGGTGGGGCTGAGTAG
- the holA gene encoding DNA polymerase III subunit delta, with translation MVTRRPSAPRSAIPQVSWREPRPAPIVLISGPEEVCAERATSRLREYLRAEDPSLEISDIDAADYTAGTLLAVSAPSLFGEPRLVRVSSVEKCSDAFLAEAISYLAGPQDGATIVLRHTGASVRGKKLLEAIRAGTGGGIEIACPAVRRDSDRYDFAAGEFREAGRRIASNALRSLVAAFADDLTELAAACQQLIVDVEGDITDQIVERYYGGRVETSAFTVADIAIAGRYGDALVSLRQALASGADPVPMVAAIAMKLRTMARVAGTRESSGALASRLGMKDWQVDRARRDLAGWNQDALGLAIQATARADAEVKGASRDPVFALERLITVIATRAPYGSA, from the coding sequence ATGGTTACTCGTCGACCGTCCGCCCCGCGGTCGGCCATCCCGCAGGTGTCATGGCGGGAACCCCGACCGGCGCCCATCGTGCTGATCTCGGGTCCCGAGGAGGTCTGCGCGGAGCGCGCGACATCGCGGCTTCGCGAGTACCTGCGCGCAGAAGACCCGAGTCTCGAGATCTCCGACATCGACGCGGCCGACTACACGGCGGGGACGTTGCTGGCGGTGAGCGCGCCGTCGCTCTTCGGCGAGCCCCGCCTCGTTCGGGTCAGCAGCGTCGAGAAGTGTTCCGACGCGTTCCTCGCGGAGGCCATCTCGTACCTCGCCGGTCCCCAGGACGGCGCGACGATCGTGCTCCGCCACACGGGGGCGAGCGTGCGTGGCAAGAAGCTCCTCGAGGCCATCCGCGCCGGTACCGGTGGCGGCATCGAGATCGCGTGCCCCGCGGTGCGCCGCGATTCCGACCGGTACGACTTCGCCGCGGGGGAGTTCCGCGAGGCAGGACGCCGGATCGCGTCGAACGCTCTGCGCTCGCTCGTGGCGGCGTTCGCCGACGATCTGACCGAACTCGCGGCGGCCTGTCAGCAGCTCATCGTCGACGTCGAGGGCGATATCACCGACCAGATCGTCGAGCGGTACTACGGGGGTCGCGTCGAGACATCGGCGTTCACGGTGGCCGACATCGCGATCGCCGGTCGCTACGGAGACGCGCTGGTGAGCCTGCGGCAGGCGCTGGCGTCGGGTGCGGATCCCGTGCCGATGGTCGCGGCGATCGCCATGAAGCTGCGCACGATGGCGCGGGTGGCCGGAACCCGCGAGTCATCCGGTGCCCTCGCGTCGCGGCTCGGGATGAAGGACTGGCAGGTCGATCGCGCGCGGCGCGATCTCGCCGGCTGGAACCAGGATGCGCTGGGGCTCGCGATCCAGGCGACCGCACGTGCCGACGCCGAGGTCAAAGGCGCCTCCCGCGACCCGGTGTTCGCCCTGGAGCGACTCATCACCGTGATTGCGACGCGCGCTCCCTATGGCTCCGCCTGA
- the hemW gene encoding radical SAM family heme chaperone HemW, with protein MSPSVLPDGDPVPADGALPHGVVADPEVDFGVYLHVPFCRVRCGYCDFNTYTAEELRGERREDYPDSVSREIAMATRVLGEHRRPAQTVFFGGGTPTLLPSGSLARMLGDVRDAFGIAPGAEITVEANPDTVSVESLQELADAGVTRVSIGMQSAVPHVLAALDRTHDPANVAHAVAAARAVGLAVSLDLIYGAPGESIEDWRTSVSTALALEPDHLSAYALIIEDGTQLARRIRRGEVPAPDDDLQADMYELVDDAAAAAGFDWYEVSNWARTPSQRSRHNLAYWRGTDWWGFGPGAHSHVAGVRWWNVKHPAAYAQRLAQDVSPAAAREVPDAEARTLERILLQSRIREGLSMQAIPPVRRSAVAGLIADGLIEGASAIGGRIVLTRRGRLLADAVVRALTE; from the coding sequence ATGTCGCCCTCGGTTCTTCCCGACGGTGACCCGGTTCCGGCCGACGGCGCATTGCCGCACGGTGTCGTCGCCGATCCGGAGGTCGACTTCGGCGTCTACCTGCACGTGCCGTTCTGCCGGGTGCGCTGCGGGTACTGCGACTTCAACACGTACACCGCCGAGGAGCTCCGCGGAGAGCGCCGCGAGGACTACCCCGATTCGGTGTCGCGGGAGATCGCGATGGCGACGCGGGTGCTCGGTGAGCACCGCCGGCCGGCTCAGACCGTGTTCTTCGGGGGCGGCACCCCGACCCTCCTGCCGTCCGGATCTCTCGCTCGGATGCTGGGCGACGTGCGGGACGCGTTCGGCATCGCGCCCGGCGCGGAGATCACGGTCGAAGCCAATCCCGACACGGTCTCGGTGGAGTCGCTGCAGGAGCTCGCGGATGCGGGTGTGACGCGCGTCTCGATCGGGATGCAGTCGGCCGTGCCGCACGTGCTGGCGGCGCTCGACCGCACTCATGATCCGGCGAACGTCGCGCATGCGGTCGCCGCGGCGCGCGCCGTGGGCCTCGCGGTGAGCCTCGACCTGATCTACGGCGCTCCCGGCGAGAGCATCGAGGACTGGCGCACGTCGGTCTCGACCGCGCTCGCTCTCGAGCCCGATCACCTCTCGGCGTACGCGCTCATCATCGAAGACGGCACCCAGCTCGCCCGCCGCATCCGCCGCGGTGAGGTGCCGGCGCCCGACGACGACCTGCAGGCCGACATGTACGAGCTCGTCGACGATGCGGCCGCCGCCGCGGGCTTCGACTGGTACGAGGTGTCGAACTGGGCGCGCACGCCGTCGCAGCGCTCGCGCCATAATCTCGCCTACTGGCGGGGCACCGACTGGTGGGGCTTCGGTCCCGGTGCGCACAGCCACGTCGCCGGCGTCCGGTGGTGGAACGTGAAGCACCCCGCGGCGTACGCGCAGCGCCTGGCGCAGGACGTGTCGCCGGCGGCGGCGCGGGAGGTTCCGGATGCCGAGGCCCGCACCCTCGAGCGGATCCTGCTCCAGTCGCGCATCCGCGAGGGGTTGTCGATGCAGGCGATCCCCCCGGTACGGCGAAGCGCCGTCGCGGGGCTCATCGCCGACGGCCTGATCGAGGGGGCATCCGCCATCGGCGGTCGCATCGTGCTGACACGGCGCGGCCGGCTCCTCGCCGACGCCGTCGTCCGCGCGCTCACGGAGTGA
- a CDS encoding ComEA family DNA-binding protein, whose protein sequence is MTSSDPVPPRARARLGAGAVVVIVLLALAATAGIGMLRPAGGPEVVPPAVASSAPGDASVASGHIFVHVSGAVTEPGLYQLVAGARAFDAVAAAGGFAEGADRAAVNLARTVDDGEQLHVPLVGEAPDPASPGAAGPLAGGKIDLNTADLAGLDTLPRVGPAIAQRIIDWRTANGRFTSVDDLLGIPGIGDKMLAGIRDLVTV, encoded by the coding sequence GTGACGTCCTCCGATCCGGTTCCCCCGCGCGCGCGTGCGCGCCTAGGAGCCGGAGCGGTTGTGGTGATCGTGCTGCTGGCGCTCGCGGCCACGGCGGGGATCGGGATGCTGCGTCCCGCGGGCGGTCCGGAGGTCGTGCCGCCCGCGGTGGCATCGAGTGCGCCCGGTGACGCCTCCGTGGCGAGCGGCCACATCTTCGTGCACGTTTCGGGTGCGGTGACCGAGCCGGGCCTGTATCAACTCGTCGCCGGCGCCCGCGCGTTCGACGCGGTGGCGGCAGCCGGCGGGTTCGCGGAGGGAGCCGATCGCGCGGCGGTGAACCTGGCCCGGACCGTCGACGACGGGGAGCAGCTGCACGTCCCGCTGGTCGGGGAGGCTCCGGACCCCGCGAGCCCGGGAGCGGCGGGTCCGCTCGCGGGCGGCAAGATCGACCTCAACACGGCCGATCTGGCGGGCCTCGACACGCTGCCCCGCGTGGGACCGGCGATCGCGCAGCGCATCATCGATTGGCGCACGGCGAACGGCCGGTTCACGAGCGTGGACGACCTGCTGGGGATACCCGGTATCGGCGACAAGATGCTGGCCGGTATCCGCGACCTCGTGACGGTGTGA
- the lepA gene encoding translation elongation factor 4 — protein MSPRALTSLQPSATPPESLRNFCIIAHIDHGKSTLADRMLQITGVVNDRDMRAQYLDRMDIERERGITIKSQAVRMPWESNGQTYALNMIDTPGHVDFTYEVSRSLAACEGAVLLVDAAQGIEAQTLANLYLALENDLQIIPVLNKIDLPAADPDKFAAELAGLIGGKPEDVLRVSGKTGQGVEELLERIVAEIPAPQGDPNAAARAMIFDSVYDAYRGVVTYVRMIDGKLEPRERIQMMSTRATHELLEIGVSSPEPTPSTGLGVGEVGYLITGVKDVRQSKVGDTITTARKPATQALPGYTDPKPMVFSGLYPIDGSDYAILREALDKLKLSDAALVYEPETSVALGFGFRCGFLGLLHLEIVTERLAREFDLDLITTAPSVIYEVQTDTGQTVTVTNPSEYPDGRVASVSEPMVKAAILLPKDFVGTVMELCQSRRGTLLGMDYLSEERVELRYNMPLGEIVFDFFDQLKSRTQGYASLDYEPSGQQEADLVKVDILLQGDKVDAFSAIVHREKAYAYGTLMTERLRKLIPRQQFEVPIQAAIGARIIARESIRAIRKDVLAKCYGGDITRKRKLLEKQKEGKKRMKMVGRVEVPQEAFIAALSGDVETKDKK, from the coding sequence ATGTCACCGCGCGCGCTTACGTCCCTGCAGCCGAGTGCGACTCCTCCCGAGTCGCTCCGGAACTTCTGCATCATCGCCCACATCGACCACGGCAAGTCGACCTTGGCCGACCGGATGCTGCAGATCACGGGCGTCGTCAACGACCGCGACATGCGCGCCCAGTACCTCGACCGCATGGATATCGAGCGCGAGCGCGGCATCACCATCAAGAGCCAGGCCGTGCGCATGCCATGGGAGTCGAACGGGCAGACCTACGCGCTGAACATGATCGACACCCCCGGGCACGTGGACTTCACCTACGAGGTGAGTCGGTCGCTCGCCGCCTGCGAAGGCGCTGTGCTGCTCGTGGACGCCGCGCAGGGTATCGAGGCGCAGACGCTCGCGAACCTCTACCTCGCGCTCGAGAACGACCTGCAGATCATCCCGGTGCTCAACAAGATCGACCTGCCGGCCGCCGATCCCGACAAGTTCGCCGCCGAGCTCGCCGGCCTCATCGGTGGCAAGCCGGAAGACGTGCTCCGCGTGAGCGGTAAGACCGGCCAGGGCGTCGAAGAGCTGCTCGAGCGCATCGTCGCCGAGATCCCCGCCCCCCAGGGTGACCCGAACGCCGCGGCCCGCGCGATGATCTTCGACTCCGTCTACGACGCCTACCGCGGTGTCGTGACCTACGTGCGCATGATCGACGGCAAGCTCGAGCCCCGCGAACGCATCCAGATGATGTCGACGCGCGCGACGCACGAGCTGCTGGAGATCGGCGTCTCGAGCCCCGAGCCGACGCCGTCCACGGGTCTCGGCGTGGGCGAAGTGGGGTACCTGATCACGGGCGTGAAGGACGTGCGCCAGTCGAAGGTCGGTGACACGATCACGACGGCCCGCAAGCCCGCGACCCAAGCCCTGCCCGGATACACCGACCCCAAGCCGATGGTGTTCTCGGGTCTCTACCCGATCGACGGCAGCGACTACGCGATCCTCCGTGAAGCGCTCGACAAGCTGAAGCTCTCGGATGCGGCGCTGGTCTACGAGCCGGAGACGTCGGTCGCGCTGGGCTTCGGCTTCCGCTGCGGGTTCCTGGGGCTCCTGCACCTCGAGATCGTGACCGAGCGTCTCGCTCGGGAGTTCGACCTCGACCTCATCACGACCGCGCCGAGCGTGATCTACGAGGTGCAGACCGACACCGGGCAGACGGTCACGGTCACGAACCCGAGCGAGTATCCGGATGGCCGCGTCGCCTCCGTATCCGAGCCGATGGTCAAGGCCGCGATCCTGCTGCCGAAGGATTTCGTGGGCACCGTGATGGAGCTCTGCCAGTCCCGTCGCGGCACACTGCTCGGTATGGATTACCTGAGCGAGGAACGCGTCGAGCTGCGCTACAACATGCCGCTCGGTGAGATCGTCTTCGACTTCTTCGACCAGCTGAAGAGCCGCACGCAGGGGTACGCGAGCCTCGACTACGAGCCGTCGGGACAGCAGGAGGCCGATCTCGTGAAGGTCGACATTCTGCTGCAGGGCGACAAGGTCGACGCGTTCAGCGCCATCGTGCACCGAGAGAAGGCGTACGCGTACGGCACGCTGATGACCGAGCGCCTGCGCAAGCTCATCCCGCGCCAGCAGTTCGAGGTGCCGATCCAGGCGGCCATCGGCGCGCGGATCATCGCCCGAGAGAGCATTCGCGCCATCCGCAAGGACGTGCTCGCGAAGTGCTACGGCGGCGACATCACGCGAAAGCGCAAACTGCTCGAGAAGCAGAAGGAGGGAAAGAAGCGCATGAAGATGGTCGGTCGCGTGGAGGTCCCCCAGGAGGCGTTCATCGCTGCGCTCTCGGGCGATGTGGAAACCAAAGACAAGAAGTAG
- a CDS encoding DUF1990 family protein yields MRRGTFRDETVDYAAVGATQASDLMQYPPERSLPAQESWKIGSGEDRFRAAGEALLSWRALRDGGLELRDIRPAAGPAYSGVSFDDEGQPIAPSRLDADLRFDADGTPYVGAGATVHVHGRVGGMSVDAELRVIFVVEEKRRIGFALGTVEGSVVSGEESFMIEWRSDDEVWFTVRAFDRPVALAYRMLPVLVRRRRRELFGRYLRAISPMYT; encoded by the coding sequence ATGCGCCGCGGGACCTTCCGGGACGAGACCGTCGACTATGCCGCCGTCGGGGCGACCCAAGCATCCGATCTCATGCAGTACCCGCCGGAACGCAGTCTTCCGGCCCAGGAGTCGTGGAAGATCGGCAGCGGCGAAGATCGCTTCCGCGCCGCGGGCGAGGCGTTGCTGTCGTGGCGCGCGCTGCGCGACGGGGGTCTGGAGTTGCGCGACATTCGTCCGGCCGCCGGGCCCGCCTACTCGGGTGTGAGTTTCGACGACGAGGGTCAGCCGATCGCGCCGAGCCGTCTGGACGCCGACCTGCGCTTCGACGCCGACGGCACGCCGTACGTCGGCGCGGGCGCGACGGTGCACGTCCACGGCCGCGTGGGCGGCATGAGCGTGGATGCGGAACTTCGCGTGATCTTCGTCGTGGAGGAGAAGCGTCGCATCGGTTTCGCGCTGGGCACGGTCGAGGGCTCGGTGGTGAGCGGCGAGGAGTCGTTCATGATCGAGTGGCGCAGCGACGATGAAGTGTGGTTCACGGTGCGCGCGTTCGACCGCCCGGTGGCGCTCGCGTACCGGATGCTGCCGGTGCTGGTTCGGCGTCGGCGTCGCGAGCTGTTCGGCCGTTACCTGCGGGCGATCTCGCCGATGTACACCTGA